In Aminobacterium sp. MB27-C1, a single genomic region encodes these proteins:
- a CDS encoding efflux RND transporter permease subunit gives MKITDFSLRRPVTVLIGTFALIFFGLLAMKNMGMERVPDVDFPLVAVSTTMQGASPTVMDNDVTDVLEEQLNTISGIENIRSNTYEGRSIILVEFELGRDIDAAAADVRDKVNLAVSDLPEEAETPIVQKFNAGDSPIITLGITGAASYKEQSHFADKVVKERLQTIDGVGSVDTIGLREREIRVWLDPALLESRNLTVKDVKDAIKDKHVELPAGRLESDRRELSIRLEGEYGSVEELEQLPIVSRHGAVIRLRDVARVEDGYEDVRSIATYNGKPVILLEILKQRGANEVALADGVYKELDSLKKLAPSDVNIEVLSDTSSFVRKSMAGVGSDTLIGIGLCSLIMLFFLRTMRATFVTIVTIPVCLLGSLIILKGLGVTINNLSMMGLSLAVGMVVDATTVVLENIHRHLENGKLPMEAASQGTSEVGFAVLAGAATTICVFAPVASMGGVIGRFFYAFGITVVLTIAISLVLSLTLTPFLCSRILRKDRPGKVALKIEAFLEWLENTYRKWLGRCLRHRFIVLAGAVGIFALGIFMAGLLGTGFFPNEDRGDFAIRFELPAGASLDEGKRFLDEIGESVRLYPEVAYTYGTIGSGMGQEVNKGKLNVTLVPRNKRASSTEVMGKMRKQFSTYKDVQLTFGTWGSDISITLVGQDTEQLDAVAQKMKKDIEKDGRLTDVSTDVRLDSPRINVEINRGLADELDVNVRDLSQEIQAYFGGVKSGVMKDGGYRYDIRLRAEEEYRRNIQDIQNIAFKDGNGNLIKAPGLVKVKEGQGPTLVKRYNRQRSLTITANATGISSGEGVTLVMDSFKKYAPSDGSVRVIPTGVSKHMKENFQELFKALAIAIILVYMVMAVQFESFIYPLMVMFSLPLATTGVFGILLVTGMDLDMMSFMGIILLVGIVVNNAIILVDFANQRRAAGYGRLEAMQEAGPLRLRPILMTALSTSIAAIPIALGLSEGGEIRQPMSTAVIGGMLTSTFLTLFVIPAVYVILGDAKEKIAQIIVRLTKKSTVTSMSGGEK, from the coding sequence ATGAAGATAACAGACTTCTCTTTACGCAGACCTGTTACTGTATTAATAGGAACATTTGCTCTTATCTTTTTCGGTTTATTGGCGATGAAAAACATGGGAATGGAGCGAGTTCCTGACGTTGACTTCCCCCTTGTTGCCGTTTCGACGACAATGCAGGGAGCAAGCCCGACTGTTATGGATAATGACGTAACAGACGTTTTGGAAGAACAGTTAAATACTATTTCAGGAATAGAGAATATCAGGTCAAATACATATGAAGGTCGCTCTATCATTTTAGTCGAGTTTGAGTTGGGGCGAGATATAGATGCGGCGGCGGCAGATGTTCGAGACAAGGTTAATCTGGCTGTTTCCGATTTGCCGGAAGAAGCAGAAACACCCATTGTCCAAAAATTCAATGCTGGTGACAGTCCGATTATTACGTTAGGTATTACAGGGGCAGCTTCGTATAAAGAGCAGTCGCATTTTGCAGACAAAGTAGTGAAAGAGCGTTTGCAGACTATTGATGGTGTTGGTAGTGTTGATACTATAGGACTTCGCGAACGTGAAATACGAGTTTGGCTTGATCCTGCTCTTTTGGAATCACGTAATTTAACAGTTAAAGACGTAAAAGATGCCATAAAAGATAAGCACGTTGAACTTCCTGCTGGGCGTCTCGAATCTGACCGTAGAGAATTGAGCATACGCCTTGAGGGTGAATATGGGTCTGTTGAAGAGCTTGAGCAACTTCCTATAGTTTCACGACACGGGGCTGTTATACGTTTACGAGATGTGGCCAGAGTCGAAGATGGATACGAAGATGTGCGCTCTATAGCGACGTATAACGGGAAACCGGTTATACTTCTTGAAATCCTTAAGCAGCGAGGAGCAAATGAAGTTGCTTTGGCAGATGGTGTGTATAAGGAACTTGATTCCCTCAAAAAACTAGCTCCATCAGATGTCAATATTGAAGTCTTGTCTGATACTTCTTCATTCGTTCGTAAATCTATGGCCGGAGTCGGAAGTGATACTCTTATAGGTATTGGTCTTTGTTCTCTTATAATGCTTTTCTTTTTGCGAACGATGCGGGCAACCTTTGTAACAATTGTAACAATTCCAGTCTGTTTGCTCGGTAGCCTTATTATTCTTAAGGGGCTTGGCGTTACGATTAATAACTTGAGCATGATGGGACTCTCTTTAGCTGTAGGTATGGTCGTTGATGCAACTACAGTTGTTCTTGAAAATATTCATAGGCACCTTGAAAATGGCAAATTACCCATGGAAGCGGCATCACAAGGAACGAGCGAAGTAGGTTTTGCCGTTTTGGCAGGAGCTGCGACGACAATATGCGTTTTTGCCCCTGTCGCATCAATGGGTGGCGTTATTGGTCGTTTCTTTTATGCCTTTGGAATCACAGTTGTTTTAACTATTGCTATTTCACTTGTTCTATCTTTGACATTGACTCCCTTTTTATGTTCAAGAATACTCCGTAAAGATCGTCCTGGAAAAGTAGCTCTTAAAATTGAAGCTTTTCTGGAATGGCTGGAAAATACCTATCGGAAGTGGCTGGGACGTTGTCTGAGACATCGATTTATTGTTTTGGCTGGTGCAGTAGGTATCTTTGCTTTAGGTATCTTTATGGCAGGATTGCTGGGCACAGGGTTCTTCCCAAACGAAGATAGAGGCGATTTTGCAATCAGGTTTGAGCTTCCAGCTGGAGCATCCCTTGATGAGGGCAAAAGATTTTTAGACGAGATTGGTGAATCTGTTCGTCTCTATCCTGAAGTTGCATATACCTATGGGACCATAGGTTCAGGGATGGGACAAGAGGTAAACAAAGGAAAACTTAATGTTACATTGGTTCCGAGAAATAAACGCGCTTCGTCTACGGAAGTCATGGGAAAGATGAGAAAACAATTTTCTACTTATAAAGATGTTCAACTTACATTTGGTACGTGGGGATCTGATATTAGTATTACACTTGTAGGTCAAGATACCGAACAATTAGATGCTGTAGCTCAAAAGATGAAGAAAGATATTGAAAAAGACGGTCGCTTAACAGACGTTTCTACTGACGTTCGACTTGATAGCCCCAGAATTAATGTAGAAATAAACAGAGGGCTGGCAGATGAATTGGATGTAAATGTTCGAGATCTTTCTCAGGAGATACAGGCTTATTTCGGCGGAGTCAAATCGGGTGTTATGAAAGATGGTGGGTATCGCTATGATATCCGTCTGAGAGCAGAGGAAGAATATAGGCGTAACATCCAGGATATTCAGAATATAGCTTTTAAAGATGGAAATGGAAATCTCATAAAAGCGCCAGGTCTTGTTAAAGTTAAAGAGGGGCAAGGTCCTACTCTTGTAAAACGTTATAACAGGCAACGTTCTTTAACAATTACTGCGAATGCAACGGGAATTTCTTCAGGTGAAGGTGTAACTCTCGTAATGGATTCCTTTAAAAAATATGCACCTTCTGATGGCAGTGTTCGTGTTATTCCAACTGGCGTTTCGAAGCATATGAAAGAAAATTTTCAAGAACTTTTCAAAGCTCTTGCTATTGCCATTATTTTGGTTTATATGGTTATGGCAGTACAGTTTGAATCTTTCATCTATCCTTTAATGGTTATGTTTTCATTACCCCTTGCAACGACAGGTGTTTTTGGAATCCTCTTAGTTACAGGCATGGACTTAGATATGATGAGTTTCATGGGAATTATTTTGCTCGTCGGTATTGTCGTAAACAACGCCATTATATTGGTCGATTTTGCTAACCAACGCCGAGCTGCTGGTTATGGTCGATTGGAAGCTATGCAAGAGGCTGGACCTTTACGCCTGAGGCCAATACTTATGACAGCGCTCTCTACATCTATAGCGGCTATTCCCATCGCCTTGGGGCTCAGTGAAGGCGGAGAGATACGACAGCCCATGTCTACAGCTGTTATAGGAGGAATGCTTACATCGACATTCCTGACACTGTTTGTAATTCCGGCAGTCTACGTTATTTTAGGTGATGCCAAAGAGAAAATAGCGCAGATTATTGTACGTTTGACAAAAAAGTCTACGGTGACGAGTATGAGTGGAGGGGAAAAATGA
- a CDS encoding TolC family protein produces MRYAKRTALVFMLLLLMGQIGWAASENSMVLTLEKALSIAEEQNLDILSARQELIRAGGKQVEAKAGGLPSLDAGATYTRREKPDAGSDEENVNTASLTLTQPIYQGGRITAAKRQASIEQRQAEFYYKEVFEQVALNVYNRFYSVLLEKENVKTAEDALLFAEKYLEEVKKKRALGLATGLEITRAEKQLAENRTGLIRANNNLEIAKINLLELLNIRPETSYEIEGALSYNPIEGDMESSLTKALSSRADYQRAELQVNVADQQIEIAKSGMRPSVSIKGTYRYDDPEQTLYNSKDTWQASINVDIPVMDSGLTHGRVVQQKAVREQAVHAVNKKEESILTEVNSVYLDLETASQVVEEAQINLELAKETLRLSEVGYREGVGIQLDVLDARASLTNARREYSSAVKDYAYAIVRLRKAEGILTEEPVLP; encoded by the coding sequence ATGAGATATGCAAAAAGAACAGCTTTAGTTTTTATGCTGCTATTGTTAATGGGGCAGATTGGATGGGCAGCCTCTGAGAATAGTATGGTCTTGACATTAGAAAAAGCACTTTCTATAGCGGAAGAGCAAAACTTGGATATCCTCTCAGCTCGCCAGGAACTTATTCGTGCTGGAGGAAAACAGGTAGAGGCAAAAGCCGGAGGACTTCCTTCATTAGATGCTGGGGCTACCTATACACGTAGAGAAAAACCTGATGCTGGTTCGGATGAAGAAAATGTAAATACTGCTTCTTTAACACTAACTCAACCTATATATCAGGGCGGACGGATCACGGCAGCAAAGCGTCAGGCATCCATAGAACAACGGCAAGCTGAGTTTTATTACAAAGAAGTATTTGAACAGGTTGCTTTGAATGTCTACAATCGTTTCTATTCCGTATTGCTTGAGAAGGAAAATGTTAAGACAGCTGAGGATGCACTCCTTTTTGCGGAGAAATATTTAGAGGAAGTCAAAAAGAAGAGAGCCTTGGGCTTAGCGACAGGATTAGAGATTACACGTGCGGAGAAACAGCTGGCTGAAAATAGAACGGGCTTGATCCGTGCAAATAATAATTTGGAAATAGCTAAAATAAATTTGCTTGAATTGCTGAATATACGACCGGAAACATCATATGAAATAGAAGGGGCGCTTTCATACAATCCTATTGAAGGGGATATGGAATCCTCTTTAACGAAAGCTCTTTCGTCTCGTGCCGATTATCAACGAGCAGAACTACAGGTTAATGTTGCCGATCAGCAGATTGAAATAGCGAAAAGTGGCATGAGGCCATCTGTATCAATAAAAGGTACATATCGGTATGATGACCCTGAACAAACTCTTTACAATAGTAAAGATACATGGCAGGCAAGTATCAATGTTGATATTCCTGTTATGGATAGTGGCCTTACGCATGGTAGAGTTGTGCAACAGAAGGCTGTGCGAGAACAAGCTGTTCATGCTGTAAACAAAAAGGAAGAGAGTATTCTTACAGAAGTAAATAGTGTTTATCTTGATTTAGAAACGGCATCGCAGGTTGTGGAAGAGGCTCAGATCAACTTGGAACTCGCAAAAGAGACATTGCGCTTGTCTGAGGTGGGATATAGAGAAGGGGTAGGCATTCAATTAGATGTATTGGATGCACGGGCTTCTTTAACGAATGCTCGTCGAGAGTACTCTTCTGCTGTAAAAGATTATGCCTACGCTATAGTACGTTTACGCAAGGCTGAGGGCATTTTAACTGAAGAACCAGTTCTTCCTTAA
- a CDS encoding efflux RND transporter periplasmic adaptor subunit: protein MRSTKKILIGVIVILLGAGFFVFGPLRNRPEASQDTSSALSTAAKVSVMSAKKTPVLRDGFEENSTIEAIERVVVYPKVTGRLESLKVSQGDLVQAGQTIAVLDHRDIDAQISSVKASIIVAEAQVAEARAGLDNAKIERERYQRLLKEGFSTQQQLDAKETAYLQTEARYKLAEATVLQARSELKNLEVKLSEYYIKAPISGTVLNDYSHTIGTMMSPSVAVVEIADMGTLKAVVRVPESRAFGLSSGMKGLVRSDGLGNKVFEGTIARVSPYVKEDTRTVQVEVFIDNNQNGVSLRPGMFARVFLIRQEAKDALVVPSDALIEGEEGVALRLVKDEQLRIIPVKLGIRTDSTVQVTEGLSEGDYVVVAGGKLLKDGDKVEFSVRE, encoded by the coding sequence GTGCGGTCTACAAAAAAAATACTAATTGGCGTTATCGTTATCCTTCTCGGTGCCGGCTTCTTTGTTTTTGGCCCGTTGAGAAATAGACCAGAAGCTTCTCAAGACACTTCCTCCGCACTTTCAACAGCGGCAAAAGTATCTGTGATGTCTGCGAAAAAAACACCTGTCCTTCGTGATGGTTTTGAAGAGAACAGTACAATAGAGGCTATTGAAAGGGTCGTTGTCTATCCAAAAGTTACAGGACGCCTTGAATCTCTCAAGGTAAGCCAGGGTGATTTGGTGCAAGCAGGCCAAACGATAGCTGTTCTTGACCATAGAGACATTGATGCCCAAATTTCTTCGGTAAAAGCAAGTATTATTGTGGCAGAAGCTCAGGTTGCTGAAGCACGGGCGGGGCTTGATAATGCCAAAATAGAGAGAGAACGTTATCAGCGACTTTTAAAGGAAGGCTTCTCGACTCAACAGCAGCTTGATGCTAAAGAGACAGCCTATCTCCAGACAGAGGCCAGATATAAGTTGGCAGAGGCGACTGTTCTCCAAGCGCGTTCAGAGCTAAAAAATCTTGAGGTTAAACTTTCTGAGTATTATATAAAGGCTCCAATATCAGGAACAGTATTAAATGATTACTCCCATACTATTGGAACAATGATGAGCCCTTCTGTTGCTGTTGTCGAAATAGCAGATATGGGCACACTTAAGGCCGTTGTCAGAGTACCGGAGTCACGAGCTTTTGGTCTCTCTTCAGGAATGAAGGGGCTTGTTCGCAGCGATGGCCTTGGCAACAAAGTTTTTGAGGGAACAATAGCTCGGGTAAGCCCCTATGTAAAAGAGGACACGAGAACAGTACAGGTTGAAGTGTTTATAGATAATAATCAAAATGGGGTATCTCTTCGACCTGGAATGTTTGCTCGAGTTTTCTTAATACGACAAGAGGCAAAAGATGCTTTAGTTGTTCCTTCTGATGCTCTGATAGAAGGTGAAGAGGGAGTAGCGTTACGACTTGTTAAAGACGAGCAGTTGCGAATAATTCCTGTAAAGTTGGGAATACGAACTGACTCTACCGTTCAAGTTACGGAAGGTTTGTCTGAAGGAGATTATGTTGTAGTTGCTGGTGGCAAGCTTCTTAAAGACGGCGATAAGGTAGAGTTTTCAGTAAGGGAATAA
- a CDS encoding aspartate aminotransferase family protein, producing MVCVPEYGAMIPRSYKTALKKAVRGEGIYLFDEDGKAYIDGCSGALLSSVGHGNKEIADAIYKQLTSLEFAHPSRWYNEATMEAAKEVASFAPEGLNYVWLVSGGSEAIESALKLARQYFVERDGESSSKYVMIARWNSYHGSTIGTMGLAGSMARRRTFYPLYQDYPKISSHYCYRCPYGLSYPSCDIRCAHSLEHEIRRIGAQYVAAFVAEPIVGSTVGGLHPPKEYWPIIREICSKYDVLLIADEIMTGIGRTGANFCLNHWNVIPDMICSAKALSGGYSPVGALIAKDEIVEILKQGSGAFQHGHTYNANPATAAAVTATLRLIQREKLVENARIQGDRFSKKLESLYNIPIVGEVRGMGLMRGVEIVADQKTREAFPSSVNAAGVATGECLKQGLVVYPGRGQIDGVEGDQFLVAPPLIVTENEIDEIVVRLEKGLRAASEKLLSGL from the coding sequence ATGGTTTGCGTGCCAGAATATGGGGCGATGATTCCTCGTAGCTACAAAACTGCCCTTAAAAAAGCTGTTAGAGGCGAAGGAATATACCTTTTTGATGAGGATGGAAAAGCCTACATTGATGGGTGTAGTGGAGCATTGCTTTCCAGTGTAGGCCATGGAAACAAAGAGATAGCTGATGCTATATACAAACAGCTTACTTCTCTTGAGTTTGCCCATCCTTCACGGTGGTATAACGAGGCCACTATGGAAGCGGCTAAAGAAGTTGCTTCGTTTGCGCCAGAAGGGCTTAATTATGTTTGGCTTGTCAGTGGTGGCAGCGAAGCTATCGAATCGGCGCTTAAATTGGCAAGACAATATTTCGTCGAACGTGATGGAGAGAGTTCTTCAAAATATGTCATGATTGCTCGTTGGAACTCCTACCATGGAAGTACCATAGGAACTATGGGGTTAGCAGGTAGCATGGCTCGTCGTAGAACTTTTTATCCCTTGTATCAGGATTATCCCAAAATATCTTCACATTATTGTTACCGTTGTCCTTATGGCTTGTCATATCCTTCTTGTGATATTCGTTGCGCTCACTCACTAGAACATGAAATCAGAAGAATAGGAGCTCAATATGTTGCCGCTTTTGTGGCAGAACCTATTGTAGGTTCCACTGTTGGTGGACTTCACCCTCCTAAGGAATATTGGCCAATTATTCGCGAAATCTGTTCTAAATACGATGTTTTGCTTATTGCCGATGAAATTATGACTGGAATTGGTCGTACAGGTGCTAATTTCTGCCTGAATCATTGGAACGTTATTCCCGACATGATTTGTTCTGCAAAAGCCTTGTCAGGAGGGTACTCACCAGTAGGAGCTCTTATAGCCAAAGACGAAATTGTTGAGATATTGAAACAGGGAAGCGGTGCTTTTCAACATGGTCATACCTATAACGCCAATCCAGCCACAGCTGCTGCTGTTACTGCAACTCTCCGTTTGATACAGCGAGAGAAGTTGGTAGAAAATGCACGCATTCAGGGAGATCGATTCTCAAAGAAACTAGAGTCTCTGTATAACATCCCTATCGTTGGAGAAGTAAGAGGAATGGGGCTCATGAGAGGCGTTGAAATTGTTGCAGATCAGAAGACACGCGAGGCCTTCCCATCTTCAGTAAACGCGGCTGGTGTTGCGACCGGAGAGTGTCTGAAACAGGGACTTGTTGTTTATCCAGGGCGGGGACAAATAGATGGAGTAGAGGGAGACCAATTTTTAGTTGCGCCTCCTCTCATAGTGACAGAGAACGAAATAGATGAAATTGTTGTGCGTTTGGAGAAAGGATTGAGGGCAGCAAGCGAAAAATTGTTGTCTGGTTTGTAG
- a CDS encoding TAXI family TRAP transporter solute-binding subunit, translating to MNKKWIALIAVLALVVFGSAATAVTFITIGSGGVGGTYYPLGGAMAEILTKANIGIKATSRSTAASKENCRLVASDKAQIGMSMGSTLYQAYTGTEAFGQDGKLPLRILMHMYPAPQHLVTTTKTGIKSFEDIKGKKVSLGAPGGGDQILSRIILETAGIDPDKDLQKQQLTQPEGVMALKDGNVDAVFWNFAAPGSAVLEVAAVRDIVLIPLPEELVKKVVETHPFLFPYTITKGTYPGIDKDIMTVADGNFLVVHENMPEELGYNLVSTIIGNAKAFMDITQQASHFVPEEASVGIIPFTSGSVKYFKEKGIEVK from the coding sequence ATGAATAAGAAATGGATAGCCCTGATAGCTGTTTTAGCTCTTGTAGTATTTGGAAGTGCCGCAACAGCTGTAACATTTATTACTATCGGTTCAGGTGGAGTTGGAGGAACGTATTATCCCCTAGGTGGGGCCATGGCTGAAATATTGACGAAAGCCAACATTGGTATCAAAGCTACATCCCGTTCAACTGCGGCTTCCAAAGAGAACTGCCGCCTTGTTGCTTCTGATAAAGCCCAGATAGGAATGTCTATGGGATCGACTTTATATCAGGCCTATACGGGAACCGAAGCATTCGGGCAAGATGGAAAACTTCCTTTAAGGATTCTTATGCATATGTATCCTGCCCCTCAGCATCTTGTAACAACAACTAAAACAGGGATAAAATCTTTTGAAGACATTAAAGGGAAAAAAGTTTCTCTTGGAGCTCCTGGTGGTGGAGACCAGATTTTAAGCCGAATTATTCTTGAAACTGCTGGAATAGATCCGGACAAAGATTTACAAAAACAACAGTTGACTCAGCCTGAAGGTGTTATGGCACTGAAAGATGGAAATGTTGATGCTGTCTTTTGGAATTTTGCAGCTCCAGGCTCTGCTGTATTAGAGGTTGCTGCTGTTCGCGATATCGTACTCATTCCTCTTCCTGAAGAGCTCGTTAAAAAGGTAGTTGAAACCCATCCATTCCTTTTCCCATATACCATAACCAAAGGAACATACCCCGGCATAGACAAAGACATAATGACTGTAGCAGATGGTAACTTCCTTGTTGTTCATGAGAATATGCCCGAAGAATTGGGGTATAACTTGGTTAGCACAATTATAGGAAATGCCAAAGCTTTCATGGATATTACTCAGCAGGCATCTCACTTTGTACCAGAAGAAGCGAGCGTTGGAATTATTCCATTTACATCTGGTTCAGTGAAATATTTCAAGGAAAAAGGCATAGAGGTGAAATAG
- a CDS encoding TRAP transporter permease, with protein sequence MMTNPSIPPQNIQPVDVDVKKRELHGWQYWIVAALALSASVFHLYTAVFGLRSAMYQRSIHWLFMGALMFLLYPISKKRPKNRIDWWDWIFAALLIVGCLNIILNWETITMREGAPITSDIYLGSMMILLVLDGTRRSMGLPLPIMATIAMIYAFLGPYFPGILAHGGFALDEIAPFQYLRTDGIFGVPLGVSASFIFLFVLFGAVLKVSGAGQFFIDLSIALTGKSRGGPAKAAVVASALMGTVSGSSVANTVTTGAFTIPLMKTAGYSSEFAGAVVAASSTGGQVMPPVMGAAAFIMAQFLGISYWEIVVAAAIPAALYFFSIWAMVHFRAGKKGIRAMTNEEVPPIWPVLREGWHLLIPIITLIGFLATGYSAVKAVFWSIVCLIGASWLGEKKYRMTPQRILNALIDGAIGAVDVAAACACSGIVIGVIGITGVGLAFSSFVMSLSHGILPLALLLTMIGSIILGMGVPTTAQYIITSTLAAPALAQMGVPMMSAHLFCLYFGVLADVTPPVALATYAAAGIARSNAMKTGFTALVVAVAGFIVPYMFVYNSYLLFQGSLIKIIIGCATAFLGIIGLAAGVQGFFVTHLPIWGRAALLAVPFLLIHPTLIANVVAVAIVAFMFITQKRRASRVVSPILENTEQQ encoded by the coding sequence ATGATGACAAATCCTTCAATACCGCCGCAGAACATTCAGCCAGTAGATGTAGATGTAAAAAAACGAGAACTTCACGGCTGGCAATATTGGATTGTAGCTGCTCTAGCCCTGTCGGCATCTGTTTTTCACCTCTATACGGCTGTTTTTGGGTTACGTTCAGCTATGTACCAGAGAAGTATCCACTGGCTTTTTATGGGAGCGTTAATGTTCCTTTTATATCCCATATCGAAAAAAAGGCCAAAAAATCGTATTGATTGGTGGGACTGGATTTTTGCAGCACTGCTCATCGTTGGTTGTCTCAACATTATTTTGAATTGGGAAACCATTACTATGCGTGAAGGTGCACCTATTACTTCAGATATTTACTTAGGATCGATGATGATCCTCCTCGTTCTTGATGGAACGAGACGGTCAATGGGACTACCCTTGCCAATTATGGCGACAATTGCGATGATTTATGCCTTTTTAGGCCCCTATTTCCCGGGGATTTTAGCTCATGGAGGCTTTGCGCTCGATGAAATCGCGCCGTTCCAGTATTTACGAACCGATGGTATATTTGGCGTTCCCTTAGGTGTTTCAGCATCATTTATATTTCTTTTCGTTTTGTTTGGAGCTGTTCTTAAAGTGTCGGGAGCTGGACAGTTTTTTATAGATCTTTCGATTGCACTGACTGGTAAAAGCCGCGGAGGTCCAGCAAAAGCGGCAGTGGTTGCCAGCGCTCTCATGGGAACTGTCTCGGGAAGTTCTGTTGCCAACACGGTGACGACAGGAGCTTTTACTATCCCTCTCATGAAAACGGCAGGATATAGCTCAGAATTTGCAGGTGCAGTTGTTGCCGCTTCTTCAACAGGAGGTCAAGTTATGCCGCCTGTCATGGGGGCAGCCGCCTTTATTATGGCTCAATTTCTTGGTATTTCGTATTGGGAAATAGTGGTTGCAGCGGCTATACCAGCGGCACTTTATTTCTTCTCAATTTGGGCCATGGTGCATTTCAGAGCAGGGAAAAAGGGTATAAGGGCGATGACCAATGAAGAGGTTCCTCCTATATGGCCTGTCTTAAGAGAAGGCTGGCATCTATTAATACCTATCATTACTCTCATAGGTTTTTTGGCAACAGGATATTCTGCTGTAAAGGCCGTTTTCTGGTCGATTGTCTGTCTGATTGGAGCCTCATGGTTAGGAGAAAAGAAATATCGTATGACACCGCAACGAATACTTAATGCTCTTATTGACGGAGCTATTGGCGCAGTCGATGTCGCTGCAGCTTGTGCGTGTTCTGGCATTGTCATTGGAGTTATTGGTATAACCGGAGTTGGGCTTGCATTCTCTTCTTTTGTTATGAGCCTTTCTCACGGAATACTTCCCTTGGCACTTCTATTGACAATGATCGGATCAATTATTCTCGGTATGGGAGTTCCTACCACAGCACAATACATCATTACATCAACACTCGCCGCTCCAGCGTTGGCTCAAATGGGGGTTCCCATGATGTCTGCTCATTTATTCTGCCTTTATTTTGGAGTCTTGGCAGATGTAACACCTCCAGTAGCTTTGGCTACATATGCTGCTGCTGGTATAGCACGTTCCAACGCTATGAAAACAGGATTTACGGCCCTTGTCGTTGCTGTGGCAGGATTTATTGTCCCATATATGTTTGTGTATAACAGCTATCTTCTTTTCCAGGGCAGCCTTATAAAAATTATTATTGGCTGTGCAACTGCTTTCCTGGGAATAATAGGGTTGGCAGCAGGTGTTCAGGGGTTCTTTGTTACTCATCTTCCAATTTGGGGAAGAGCTGCGTTGCTTGCGGTTCCTTTCTTGTTAATTCATCCAACCCTAATAGCCAATGTCGTTGCTGTTGCTATCGTTGCGTTTATGTTTATTACTCAGAAACGCAGAGCATCTCGTGTTGTCTCACCTATTTTAGAGAACACGGAACAACAATAA
- a CDS encoding CoA transferase subunit A: MPKKTIKPVMSAEEAIRYVKPGASLMVGGFNYGGVPYTLVDALAASKTNDLHLISNDTLYANDKYPEGIGQGQLVVNGQVRKVTASHIGLNKETQRLFNENKLELELVPQGSFVERIRAGGFGLGGVLTPTGVGTCYEEDKQVIEVNGKRYILELPLRADVAFIRAYRADRWGNLTYFGTNRNFNPVMATAADIVIAEVDSIVREGEIDPNDVVTPGILVDILVLKGDGYYASRT, translated from the coding sequence ATGCCCAAAAAAACCATTAAACCTGTTATGTCAGCAGAAGAGGCAATTCGCTATGTAAAGCCGGGAGCTTCGCTGATGGTCGGAGGGTTTAATTACGGAGGAGTTCCTTACACCTTAGTGGATGCATTGGCTGCTTCGAAAACAAATGATTTACACTTGATTTCCAATGATACTTTATATGCCAATGATAAATATCCAGAAGGTATTGGACAAGGCCAGCTCGTTGTTAATGGTCAGGTTCGTAAAGTTACAGCTTCTCATATCGGTTTAAATAAAGAGACGCAACGTCTTTTTAATGAGAATAAGTTAGAACTTGAACTTGTTCCTCAAGGGAGCTTTGTTGAACGTATCAGAGCGGGAGGTTTTGGATTAGGAGGCGTATTGACGCCTACCGGAGTAGGAACGTGTTATGAAGAAGACAAACAAGTAATAGAAGTGAATGGTAAACGATACATTCTTGAACTCCCCTTGCGGGCTGATGTTGCTTTTATTCGGGCGTATCGTGCTGATCGTTGGGGGAATTTAACGTATTTTGGAACGAACCGGAATTTTAACCCTGTTATGGCAACGGCAGCAGATATTGTCATAGCAGAAGTTGATTCCATTGTTCGTGAAGGTGAAATTGACCCTAACGATGTTGTTACACCTGGAATTCTGGTAGATATTCTCGTGCTGAAAGGAGATGGATACTATGCTTCCAGAACTTGA